The genomic DNA CGCAACCTCCCCTCCGGCCAGGGCCTCAACGCGGCGACCGGCGAGTACGTCGACCTGGTCAAGACCGGCATCATCGACCCGGTGAAGGTCACCCGCTCGGCGCTGCAGAACGCGGCCTCGATCGCGAGCCTGTTCCTCACCACCGAGGCCGTCATCGCCGACAAGCCGGAGAAGGCCCCGGCCATGCCGGCCGGTGGCGACGGCGGCATGGGCGGCATGGACTTCTGAGTCCCTGCTCCACCTGCACCACCTGCACGAGCTGAGAGGCGGTCCCCTTCGGGGGGCCGCCTCTTGGCGTTCCGTACGTCCCCGCGAGCGGTAGGTTGCCGCGCGAGTTCGGGCGGAAAGAGCGCCGCAACCTACCGCTCGGCGAGGGGGAGGTGAGCGTCGGAGGGCTCGACGGGTGCGACGTGCTCGAGGGGCGTTCTCGCCCAGCGGCTGCAGGCGAGGCCCGCGCCGAGCAGGGCGAGCACGGCGGTGGCGCCGAAGAGCGGCAGCGCGGGGGCGTGGCTGTAGCCGAACCCGCCCAGCGACGCGCCGGCGACCGGGGCGACGCCCATCAGGACCGTCTGGAGCAGGGCCTGGCCCCGGGCGCGCGACCGCGGCGGGAAGGCGGCCCGGACCGCGGTGACCAGCCCGACGTAGACCAGCGCGTAGCCGGCGCCGCGCACGGCGCTGGCCGCGACCAGCACCCACGGCTGCGCGAACGCGCCGTACAGCGTCACCGCCGCCGCGAACAGCAGCCCGCCGAGCAGGACGGTCCGACGAGCCCCGAGCCGGGCGGAGACCGACGCGCTGCTGCGCATCAGCGGGATCTCCGCCGCCGCGCCGACGACGGCGCTGACGCCGACCACCCACACCGCGCCGCCGGCGTCGACGATGCGCAGGGGCAGGACGGTGAAGGCGGTCGCCATCGCGACGCCGAAGACGAGCACCCCGCCCAGCAGCACCAGGACCGGACGGGTGAGGAGCCGGCCGGTCGGCTCCGCGCCCGGGGAGTCGAGCGGCCCGAGCGCGTGGACGGGCGACATCCCCCGCGTGCTCAGCGCGGCCACGACGAGGGTCGCCGGGTACGCGAGGAGCACGAGCCCGAGGCCGGTGCGCTCAAGCGCGAGTCCCCAGACCCCGACCGTCACCGCGAACCCGGCGCTGGCCCACATCCGGACGCGACCGTAGTCGGACGAGCCGCCCGCGGCGCTGACCGCGAGGGCGTCGGCCAGGGCCTCGCCCGGCGCGCGGGCGGCCGCGAGCAGCAGCGCGCAGAGCACGAGCGCGGGCACGACCCGGTCGGCGGCGAGGAGCGCGAGGGAGGCCACGCCGGCGAGCGCGCAGGACAACTGCAGCGCCCGCGTGACCCCGACCGGGCCGTCGGCCAGCCGGCCCCACAGCGGGATGACCAGGACCCCGACCGCCGACATCAGCCCCACGACGAGGCCGGCGCCGGTCGCCGTGAGGCCGCGGTCGGTCAGGTAGAGCACGAGGTAGGGCAGCAGCGTGCCGATGCCGCCGCCGACCGCCGCGTACAGCACGCGCAGGCGGCGCCCCTCGGGATCGGCGTCCGGGGTCACGACGCACCACGCTAGGAAGGCGGGCCCGGACGCGGCAAGGAGCCGGTCAGCCGCGCTGAGCGGTTCGGCGAAGCGCTCAGCGCCGGTGAGCACTTGGCGTCGAGCGGCGACATCGGCGTCCGCCCGCCGCAGCATGAACCCGAGCCCGGACTTCCGCCCCGACGGGGTGGCGCGACCCGTCCCCGGGCCGGGAGGAGTCCCCGATGCAGGACGTACGGACGTACCGGACCCCGCGGGCCCGCCGGCTCCGGCGCGGCGCCGCCGCAGGGGTGGCGCTGCTCGTCGCCCTCGGCACCGGCGCCGCCGTCTCCCTCCCGGCCTCGGCCGACCCCGGCCGTACGGCGGCTGCGGCTAAGAGCCGCACGCTCGTCGTCGCGGCGAACGGTGACGACCGCGCCGCCGGGACGGCCCGCCGCCCGC from Microlunatus sagamiharensis includes the following:
- a CDS encoding MFS transporter translates to MTPDADPEGRRLRVLYAAVGGGIGTLLPYLVLYLTDRGLTATGAGLVVGLMSAVGVLVIPLWGRLADGPVGVTRALQLSCALAGVASLALLAADRVVPALVLCALLLAAARAPGEALADALAVSAAGGSSDYGRVRMWASAGFAVTVGVWGLALERTGLGLVLLAYPATLVVAALSTRGMSPVHALGPLDSPGAEPTGRLLTRPVLVLLGGVLVFGVAMATAFTVLPLRIVDAGGAVWVVGVSAVVGAAAEIPLMRSSASVSARLGARRTVLLGGLLFAAAVTLYGAFAQPWVLVAASAVRGAGYALVYVGLVTAVRAAFPPRSRARGQALLQTVLMGVAPVAGASLGGFGYSHAPALPLFGATAVLALLGAGLACSRWARTPLEHVAPVEPSDAHLPLAER